One genomic segment of Polynucleobacter sp. MWH-UH2A includes these proteins:
- a CDS encoding ABC transporter ATP-binding protein encodes MKPEILPFAPALPSHWQAILRGEKSPIRSEEALLAWVELDLDADLRFNKSLLVLTDRLLIWTDGQHFESWAVDAEERLLHGDHAGVGHLRLELADSLKRIWYFTLAVNPQVLRLQSAFRKLTQGSQQSEGELSEYDKQVCPACLSPKPANSDVCPTCDPEDDKPPSTWTLFKLWRFAKPYKNQLLLGFVLTLLSTGATLIPPYLTMPLMDHVLIPYEKGNPIDFHLASMYLLALFGAAIVAWGLGWWKTYLLALVSERIGADLRNTTFEHLLKLSLEYFGGKRTGDLIARIGAETDRICVFLSLYALDFATDVLMITMTAAILVSIDPLLALVTLAPLPFIVWMIHVVRDKLRFGFEKIDRIWSEVTNILADTIPGIRVVKAFAQEDRELKRFVDSNKHNLQINDRVNRVWGLFSPTVTLLTETGLLVVWGFGIWQVAHQKVTVGVLIAFLAYIGRFYVRLDSMSRIVSHTQKAAAGAKRIFDILDHVSSVPEPINPAPLGPVQGRITMRGVGFRYGNRAVSKGIDLEIAPGEMVGLVGHSGSGKSTLVNLICRFYDVSSGSIALDGRDIRSIGIADYRKRIGLVLQEPFLFFGTIAENIAYGKPDATRQEIIEAARAAHAHEFILRLPLGYDSLVGERGQSLSGGERQRISIARALLINPSILILDEATSSVDTTTEKEIQRALDNLVKGRTTIAIAHRLSTLRKADRLVVLDKGEIVEIGSHEQLMEAQGAYYTLYQAQLRHAAELVEGGAIGESLEETAEEKQAERQEESLQVIAKNIGGGV; translated from the coding sequence ATGAAGCCAGAAATCCTACCTTTTGCTCCTGCTTTGCCAAGCCACTGGCAAGCCATTTTGAGGGGTGAAAAATCGCCTATTCGGTCCGAAGAAGCCTTGTTGGCATGGGTTGAACTCGATTTAGATGCGGATCTGCGTTTTAACAAAAGCCTGTTGGTGCTGACAGATCGGCTTTTAATTTGGACTGATGGGCAGCATTTTGAGTCTTGGGCGGTTGATGCAGAAGAGCGCTTACTTCATGGCGATCATGCAGGCGTAGGTCATTTAAGGCTCGAGTTAGCCGATAGTTTGAAAAGGATTTGGTATTTCACACTAGCAGTGAATCCACAAGTGTTGCGTCTTCAATCTGCTTTCAGAAAGTTGACTCAAGGTAGTCAGCAAAGTGAGGGTGAGCTAAGCGAGTATGACAAGCAAGTTTGTCCGGCTTGTTTAAGTCCCAAACCTGCAAACTCCGATGTTTGTCCTACCTGCGATCCAGAAGACGATAAACCTCCTTCAACTTGGACCTTATTTAAGCTCTGGCGTTTTGCTAAGCCTTATAAAAATCAGTTGTTACTGGGGTTTGTATTAACGCTGCTCTCTACTGGTGCAACTTTAATACCGCCGTATCTCACAATGCCATTGATGGATCACGTATTGATTCCATATGAGAAGGGCAATCCAATTGATTTTCATTTGGCAAGCATGTATTTGTTGGCCCTATTTGGTGCTGCAATAGTTGCTTGGGGTCTGGGTTGGTGGAAGACTTACTTACTTGCATTGGTTAGTGAACGTATTGGCGCAGACCTTCGCAATACTACTTTTGAACACTTGCTAAAACTCTCGCTTGAGTACTTTGGAGGCAAGCGTACTGGCGACTTAATTGCCCGCATTGGCGCTGAAACAGATCGCATCTGCGTCTTCCTTTCCCTTTACGCGCTTGACTTTGCGACCGATGTACTCATGATCACGATGACCGCAGCGATCTTGGTCTCAATTGATCCTTTGCTGGCATTGGTTACTCTAGCGCCGCTGCCATTTATTGTTTGGATGATTCATGTGGTGCGCGACAAGTTGCGTTTTGGTTTCGAAAAGATCGATCGTATTTGGTCTGAAGTCACCAATATTTTGGCTGACACAATTCCAGGAATTCGCGTGGTCAAAGCGTTTGCGCAAGAAGATCGTGAACTCAAACGTTTCGTAGATTCCAATAAGCACAATTTACAAATCAATGATCGCGTCAATCGCGTTTGGGGTTTGTTTTCTCCTACGGTGACGTTGTTGACTGAAACGGGTTTATTGGTCGTATGGGGCTTTGGTATTTGGCAAGTAGCACATCAAAAAGTGACAGTGGGTGTCTTGATTGCCTTCCTTGCGTACATTGGCCGTTTCTATGTACGTTTGGATTCTATGAGCCGCATTGTTTCCCATACCCAAAAAGCGGCTGCTGGTGCAAAGCGTATCTTTGACATTCTGGATCATGTATCAAGCGTTCCCGAGCCGATCAATCCTGCGCCTTTAGGTCCTGTTCAAGGCCGAATCACGATGCGTGGAGTGGGCTTCCGGTATGGCAACCGTGCCGTATCGAAAGGAATTGATCTGGAGATTGCTCCTGGCGAGATGGTCGGCTTGGTGGGCCATAGCGGTTCAGGTAAGAGCACCTTGGTGAACTTGATCTGTCGTTTTTATGACGTTAGCTCTGGCTCTATCGCATTAGATGGGCGCGATATTCGCAGTATTGGTATTGCTGACTATCGCAAGCGTATTGGTCTCGTGTTGCAAGAGCCATTTTTATTCTTTGGAACAATTGCAGAGAACATTGCATACGGCAAGCCTGATGCAACTCGACAAGAAATTATTGAAGCTGCTCGCGCTGCACATGCCCACGAATTTATTCTACGTCTGCCACTTGGCTATGACTCACTAGTAGGCGAACGCGGTCAGTCGCTTTCCGGTGGTGAGCGCCAACGTATTTCAATCGCCAGGGCATTACTGATTAATCCAAGCATCTTGATCTTGGATGAAGCTACCTCATCAGTTGACACCACTACCGAAAAAGAAATTCAGCGGGCCTTGGATAACCTAGTTAAGGGACGCACAACCATCGCCATTGCGCACCGTCTATCTACCTTGAGAAAGGCTGATCGCCTGGTGGTGCTTGATAAAGGCGAGATTGTGGAGATTGGCTCTCACGAGCAGTTGATGGAGGCGCAAGGCGCTTATTACACCTTGTACCAAGCACAGTTGCGCCATGCTGCAGAGTTGGTTGAGGGCGGTGCAATCGGTGAAAGTTTGGAAGAGACTGCAGAAGAAAAACAAGCAGAAAGACAAGAAGAATCCTTGCAAGTCATCGCGAAAAATATTGGGGGAGGGGTATGA
- the cphA gene encoding cyanophycin synthetase, producing MEITRIRMLRGPNLWSRHTALEAIVTCDVNERSIDAIPQFETKIRERFPQLGSMRRGGLTDPLSLANALEHAALGLQAQAGCPVTFSRTVQTIDEGVYQVVVEYIEEVVGRMAFDFAFALIQATLNDAPFDLAAALSELEALYEDVRLGPSTGSIVDAAVQRNIPYRRMTEGSMVQFGWGSKQKRIQAAETSDTSAIAEAIAQDKELTKNLLAAAGVSVPIGEVVTTADEAWRAAQKIGGPIVLKPKDGNQGKGVVANIQAEEEVRAGFEVTQAFGRETIVERYLPGADYRLLVVGNRLSAAARREPAQVVGDGKHTVAELVEKENQNPLRGDGHATALTKIRFDDIALAHLASNGLSPQYIPKTGERVLLRNNANLSTGGTATDVTDDVHPDVAASAVAAAQMIGLDIAGVDILCESIYKPLEQQGGGIVEVNAAPGLRMHLKPSYGKGRPVGEDIINMMFPPGEDGRIPVVAVTGTNGKTTTVRLISHLLSETGLRVGMTGTDGVYINHRLIDTGDCSGPKSARNVLMHPDVDAAVLETARGGLLREGLGFDRCEVAVVTNIGEGDHLGLNYITSVEDLAILKRVIVQNVAPTGAAVLNAADPMVAKMGDKCSGRVIFFAQNQYHPVITAHRAKNKKVIFFDGTYIVASKGSRVMYRFPVSEIPLTQNGVLGFQVENAMAAIGAAWALGLDAEKIAHGLNSFESTANSVPGRFNQFKHKGATVIADYGHNPDAMRALTSAIEAMKPKKSHVVISGAGDRRDEDIRDLTRILGNAFDNVILYQDACQRGREDGEVLKLLREGLVDATRAKQVTEIHGEFLAIDAALNEVSEGDICLILIDQVEESLAYLKEKVQP from the coding sequence TTGGAAATCACCCGCATTCGCATGTTGCGCGGCCCAAATTTATGGAGTCGCCACACTGCATTAGAAGCCATTGTCACTTGTGATGTGAACGAGCGCTCAATCGATGCTATCCCTCAGTTTGAAACCAAAATTCGCGAACGCTTTCCGCAACTCGGTAGTATGCGTCGTGGTGGACTAACCGACCCGCTCTCACTTGCCAACGCCCTAGAGCATGCCGCTCTGGGTTTGCAAGCCCAAGCAGGTTGTCCCGTGACATTTAGTCGCACTGTACAAACTATTGATGAAGGCGTGTATCAAGTTGTTGTGGAATACATTGAAGAAGTAGTCGGCCGGATGGCATTTGATTTTGCCTTCGCGCTGATTCAGGCTACTCTGAATGACGCTCCTTTTGACTTGGCAGCTGCCCTATCAGAATTAGAAGCACTTTATGAAGATGTCCGATTAGGACCAAGCACTGGCTCCATTGTGGATGCCGCCGTCCAAAGAAATATCCCTTACCGCCGCATGACCGAAGGCAGCATGGTGCAATTTGGTTGGGGCAGCAAGCAAAAACGGATTCAAGCTGCAGAAACCAGCGATACCAGTGCGATTGCAGAAGCCATTGCACAGGATAAAGAGTTAACCAAGAACTTATTAGCAGCTGCAGGCGTATCCGTTCCTATTGGTGAGGTAGTTACCACAGCCGATGAAGCCTGGCGTGCAGCCCAAAAAATTGGTGGTCCTATTGTGCTTAAGCCAAAAGATGGCAATCAGGGCAAAGGGGTTGTAGCTAATATTCAAGCCGAAGAAGAAGTACGCGCTGGCTTTGAAGTGACGCAAGCTTTTGGTCGTGAAACCATTGTTGAGCGTTACCTTCCAGGCGCAGACTACCGTCTTCTTGTTGTGGGTAATCGCTTATCAGCAGCCGCTCGTCGTGAACCCGCTCAAGTGGTAGGCGATGGCAAACATACAGTTGCTGAGCTAGTTGAAAAAGAAAACCAAAATCCTTTGCGTGGTGATGGCCATGCTACCGCCCTTACCAAGATTCGTTTTGACGACATTGCACTAGCCCACTTGGCAAGTAATGGATTATCGCCACAATATATTCCCAAAACTGGTGAGCGCGTATTGCTGCGTAATAACGCCAACCTCAGTACTGGCGGAACTGCTACCGATGTAACCGATGATGTGCACCCTGATGTTGCTGCGAGTGCGGTTGCAGCAGCGCAAATGATTGGCCTTGATATTGCTGGTGTCGATATTCTGTGTGAGTCAATCTACAAGCCATTAGAACAACAAGGCGGCGGCATTGTTGAAGTCAATGCAGCACCTGGATTGCGCATGCACCTTAAGCCCTCCTACGGAAAAGGTCGACCTGTTGGCGAAGACATCATCAACATGATGTTCCCTCCTGGTGAAGATGGCCGTATTCCAGTAGTGGCGGTGACCGGTACTAACGGCAAGACCACTACTGTTCGTTTAATTTCTCATCTCCTAAGTGAAACCGGTTTGCGAGTTGGCATGACCGGTACCGATGGCGTGTATATCAATCATCGCCTGATTGACACCGGCGATTGCAGCGGCCCAAAGAGTGCTCGTAATGTATTAATGCACCCTGACGTAGACGCTGCCGTCCTAGAGACTGCTCGTGGCGGTTTATTGCGTGAAGGTCTAGGTTTTGATCGCTGTGAAGTAGCCGTAGTGACCAATATTGGTGAAGGTGACCATTTAGGCTTGAACTACATTACCAGTGTTGAGGATTTGGCGATTCTCAAACGCGTGATTGTGCAAAACGTTGCCCCTACTGGTGCTGCTGTACTTAATGCTGCAGACCCCATGGTTGCCAAGATGGGAGACAAGTGCTCTGGTCGTGTCATTTTCTTTGCTCAGAACCAATATCACCCCGTTATTACCGCACATCGCGCTAAAAACAAAAAAGTCATTTTCTTTGACGGCACTTATATTGTTGCCTCAAAGGGTTCGCGTGTAATGTATCGCTTCCCTGTTAGCGAAATCCCATTGACACAAAATGGTGTTCTTGGTTTCCAGGTTGAAAATGCGATGGCTGCAATTGGCGCTGCATGGGCGCTTGGTCTGGATGCAGAAAAAATTGCGCACGGATTAAATAGCTTTGAAAGCACAGCAAACTCCGTACCTGGTCGCTTTAATCAATTCAAACATAAAGGCGCCACCGTCATTGCTGACTATGGCCATAATCCCGATGCCATGCGTGCCCTAACCAGCGCAATTGAAGCGATGAAACCCAAAAAGAGTCATGTGGTTATTAGTGGTGCAGGCGATCGGCGCGATGAAGATATCCGCGATCTCACCCGCATTCTTGGTAACGCATTTGATAATGTGATCCTCTATCAAGACGCGTGTCAACGCGGCCGTGAAGATGGCGAAGTGTTAAAACTTTTGCGAGAAGGCCTGGTTGATGCAACTAGAGCAAAACAAGTCACAGAAATTCATGGGGAATTTTTGGCTATTGATGCGGCCTTAAATGAAGTTTCTGAGGGTGATATTTGCCTAATTCTGATTGATCAGGTTGAAGAGTCGCTGGCTTACCTCAAAGAGAAGGTTCAACCCTAG
- a CDS encoding class 1 fructose-bisphosphatase: MSSTHTNFKQYLAATKPKGAAVPAGLQDLLAAVVNTCSTLSHEVAQGALIGLLGSAGTGNVQGEVQQKLDIIANDLLIEGVKGCQSLAGLASEEMELPVPVQGTGDYLLLFDPLDGSSNIDVNVSIGTIFSILKKRDPQAPLQTSDFLLSGRHQVAAGYVVYGPQTTMALTLGDGVVMFTLNKVTGEFLLIKDAVTIAHSTKEFAINMSNMRHWADPVRRYVEECLAGVGGAREKDFNMRWIASMVADVHRVLSRGGVFMYPWDKREPNKPGKLRLMYEANPMSFLVEQAGGASTNGKDLIMDLQPTDLHERVSVILGSKEEVDLLRHYHA; the protein is encoded by the coding sequence GGATTTATTGGCCGCGGTTGTAAATACTTGCTCAACCCTCAGTCATGAAGTTGCTCAAGGGGCATTAATTGGCTTACTAGGTTCTGCTGGTACTGGGAATGTGCAGGGTGAAGTTCAGCAAAAACTCGACATCATTGCGAATGATTTATTGATTGAAGGCGTCAAGGGTTGCCAATCATTGGCTGGTTTGGCATCTGAAGAAATGGAATTGCCAGTTCCTGTTCAGGGTACAGGTGACTATTTATTGTTATTTGATCCACTCGATGGCTCATCCAATATTGATGTCAATGTCTCCATCGGGACGATTTTCTCGATTCTCAAAAAGCGGGATCCACAAGCGCCACTGCAAACCTCTGACTTTTTATTATCTGGTCGTCATCAAGTAGCTGCTGGATATGTTGTGTATGGACCCCAAACTACGATGGCCTTAACACTGGGCGATGGCGTAGTGATGTTTACGCTAAATAAAGTAACAGGTGAGTTCTTACTCATTAAAGATGCTGTGACGATTGCCCATTCAACCAAGGAATTTGCTATCAATATGTCCAATATGCGTCATTGGGCTGATCCAGTGCGTCGCTACGTTGAAGAGTGCCTTGCTGGAGTTGGTGGCGCACGAGAAAAAGATTTCAATATGCGTTGGATTGCATCAATGGTGGCAGATGTACATCGTGTACTTTCTCGTGGTGGTGTGTTTATGTACCCATGGGACAAGCGCGAGCCAAATAAACCAGGTAAATTGCGCCTGATGTACGAAGCTAACCCAATGAGCTTTCTTGTAGAGCAGGCTGGTGGTGCCTCTACAAATGGTAAGGATTTGATTATGGATTTGCAGCCTACTGATCTACATGAACGTGTCTCAGTAATACTTGGGTCTAAGGAAGAGGTTGATCTTTTGCGTCATTACCATGCATGA